The Alphaproteobacteria bacterium genome includes a region encoding these proteins:
- a CDS encoding GFA family protein yields MRFAYGGKVGAAAYCHCQDCRRCTGSAFNVGVAFETASFEVVSGQPKEFTKRADSGNELARHFCPECGSPLYTSSPRHPDLVYLKAGALDDPALVQPGYQS; encoded by the coding sequence GTGAGGTTTGCCTATGGCGGAAAGGTGGGGGCGGCCGCCTACTGCCATTGCCAAGATTGCCGCCGCTGTACGGGCAGCGCCTTCAACGTCGGTGTGGCCTTCGAAACCGCCTCTTTCGAGGTGGTTTCCGGCCAACCAAAAGAGTTTACCAAGCGGGCCGACAGCGGCAACGAGCTCGCGCGGCACTTTTGTCCCGAATGTGGCTCGCCGCTTTACACCTCCTCGCCCAGGCATCCCGACTTGGTCTACCTGAAGGCAGGCGCCCTGGATGATCCGGCGCTGGTCCAACCGGGCTATCAAAGTTAG
- the pyrE gene encoding orotate phosphoribosyltransferase has protein sequence MSADQVLQHFRATGALLEGHFLLSSGLHSSAYIQCAKVLMHPERAAELCRALADKVVAKLGEGALDLVVSPAMGGVVVGYEMGRQLGVPAIFTERVEGEFELRRGFELDPGVRVLMAEDVVTTGKSSRECIAAIGAAGGTVVAASCLIDRSDGAVDLGLPLISLLGLAVPAYAAEALPPELAALPAVKPGSRNLV, from the coding sequence TTGAGCGCCGATCAGGTACTGCAGCATTTTCGCGCCACGGGCGCCTTGCTCGAGGGGCATTTTCTGCTTTCCTCGGGGCTGCACAGTTCGGCCTACATCCAGTGTGCCAAGGTGTTGATGCATCCCGAGCGCGCTGCCGAGCTCTGCCGTGCCTTGGCCGACAAGGTGGTGGCAAAGCTTGGCGAAGGTGCCCTCGATCTGGTGGTGTCGCCGGCCATGGGCGGTGTCGTGGTGGGCTACGAGATGGGCCGCCAGTTGGGTGTGCCGGCCATCTTCACGGAACGCGTCGAAGGCGAGTTCGAACTCCGCCGCGGTTTCGAACTGGACCCTGGGGTCCGCGTGCTGATGGCCGAGGACGTGGTGACCACGGGCAAGTCGTCGCGCGAATGCATCGCCGCCATCGGGGCCGCCGGCGGCACTGTGGTGGCTGCCAGCTGCCTGATCGATCGCTCGGACGGTGCCGTCGATTTGGGGCTGCCGCTGATCTCGCTGCTGGGCCTGGCGGTACCGGCCTATGCCGCCGAGGCGCTGCCGCCCGAGCTGGCCGCCCTGCCGGCGGTCAAGCCGGGCAGCCGGAATCTGGTTTGA